DNA sequence from the Longimicrobiales bacterium genome:
CCCACGATGAACGCAGCCGCAAACGATCCGGGCTACTCCCGCATGCGTCCTCTCCGTCCCGTGCGCGACCTGGCCGGCATCCTGGTGCGCGACGCGAGCGGTCTCGCGATCGGCTCGATCTGGGGTGCACTCGCCGATGCGCGAACCGGGCTCATCCGCTACGTCGACATCTCGCTGTCGGACAGAAACCGCCATGTCCTGGTACCCATCGGGCACGCACGCCTGCGGTCGCGTGAAATCGATGCGGAGGGGATGGACGCCGACGGGGTGAGCTCGAGGATCCGGACGGAGGACGTCGCGTCTGCGTACGAGCTGCGGCTGCGCGCGGCGCTGCTGGAGGAGCTGACCGCGATTCCGCCGTACACTCCCGACGCCCCGGTCGACGAGGAGTACGAGCACACGCTCGTGCGTGCACACGGCGAGCTCTTCCACGGGCAGCGCTACTATGCGCATCCCGCCTTCGACCACCGCGGCTTCTACGCGGGCGCTCATCCGCTCTCCCGCGATCACGGCCGCGGTATCGACAGTGGCCTGGAGCCGCTGCGCTCGCTGCACGGGTATCGCATTGCGCGGGAGGAGCCGGACGTGCGCGGATGGCCGCTCGTCGGCGCGGGCGGTGAGGAGCTCGGCATCGTCGACGACCTGATCGTGGACGTCGACGCCGGCCAGGTACGCTACCTGGCCGTGCGCCACCAGGTGAACCGTGTGCTCCTGCCCATCGGATTCCTCACGCTCGACATCGACCAGTCCCGCGTCCTGGCGCCGGCACTGCTCCCTGACGACCTCCTCCAGCTGCCGGCCTGGAACGGCGGCACCGTAGAGCGGCCGGAGGAGGAAGACGTGCGCGACGCGCTCGACGACGTCTTCCGCGGCACACGCCGCTACGAGCTGCCGGACTTTCAGATGGTCGACGAGCGCGACGTCATCGGCGCCGTCGACTGATCCCTGACGCCCGGCGCCAGGGTCGCGCGCATTCAGATCAGGGTGCCTGCTACGCCGCCTTCCGTTTCCCACGCATCGAACAGCTCGGCCGCGGCAAGTCCGTGAGGCGCTCCGGCCGAGCGCTGTCGTGCAACGAGCCAGGCGTGGTCGGGCCAGCCGACCCGCTCGCGATAGTAGCCCGCGAGCTCCAGCGCACGGTCCTGGACGGCAGTGATGTCTATGGCGAGCTCCGGCAGCGTCGAGTGCGGCTCGCGCAGCGTGAAGACCGGGCAATCCCCACGGTGTGGCTCGAGTGGCGCGACCGCGCGGCGCATCCGTGCAATCGTGAGTGCGGCCCGCACGATGTCTCCCGTCGCCTGGTGATCCGGATGGCGCATGCCACGCTGCCACGCCTGTCCCCACGTGACGACGGCGTCCGGCCGGATGTCGGCGATCTCGCGTGCAACACGGTACGTCGCGTCGGGCGTGTAGTGCACGCGTGTGTCCGGGAAATCCAGCAGTCGCACATCCGCCGCGCCCACGACCGCCGCCGCCTCGCGCGCGTGCGTCGCACGACGCCGCCCGATCTCCTCCGGCGGCAACTCGCCGAGCGCCTCCGTCATCTCACCGCGCGTCAGGAACAGCATCACCACGCGATCGCCGCGCGCCGCGTGCGCGGCGATCGTGCCGGCGCAGCCCACTTCGTCGTCCGGATGCGACAGCGCTACCAGCAGCGTCTTCACGACGTGTCCTCCCCTCCCATTGCTCCTGCAGTATGATCCCGGCGCGCGGAATATGCGTGGCTGATTGACTTGTGTATACAATCCCGACATGTTACCCACTTCATGGAACTTCAGCTTGCAGTTTTCTGCGACGAGGCCCACGAAGCGGCCGATGGTCGTCTGGATCTTGTCGGCATCTTCGACGAGCTCGCGGCACCGGGCTTTCCGGCCATGCAGGACCGGATGACGGTCGCGCTCGTCGTGGAGTGGTCACCCGACGAAGCCGGCCAGCAGCCGCTGCGGGCGGACCTGGTCGGTGATGACGACACGCGCGTCCTGACGATCCAGGGGCACACCGAGGTGCATGCGCCTGCGGATCCGCGGCGGCCGGCGCGTACGCGCCTGATCCTGCCGCTCGAGCGGGTAATCTTCCCGCACGAGGGGCGGTATCACCTCGACCTGGTCGCCGGAGGTCAGACGACGCGCGCCTGTTCCCTGTTCGTCCTGGAGCACGGCCGGCCGGCGTGAACCCGGACCGGGTGGACGGGTATGACTGCCCGACCATTGCCCCGACGATCTCCGATAGCAGGGTGACCGTTCCGTGGAAGAAACACGCGAACCGCTGGGTGCGGACGACGTCGTGCGCCTGCTCTCGGCGCTTTCGGACGTCAATCGATATCGAATCGTGGACCTGCTCGCCGGTGCCGGAGCCGAATTCACCTGCGGTGCAATTGCGCGCCGACTCGGGCTCTCGCCGTCGCTGCTGTCCCATCACCTGTCGGTGCTCGAAAGTGCCGGCGTGATAGATCGACGGAAGGACGGTCTCTGGACCCTGAACCGGCTGCGGCGCGAGGAGCTGTGTCGCCGGCTCGGTGCCATCCAGGAGCTGCTGCAGCGCGCGTCCGACGACGCCCTGCCCGACTCCGCCGCCCTTCCCGGTTGACCCGACCCTTCCAACAGACCGGAGTAGCACTGTGGCAGACGAGAAGACCGGACGTCGCGGCATCCCGCTGCATACCAAGATCCTCATCGGCCTGATCGTCGGCGCCGTTGCGGGTGTCACCTCCAACTACCTCTGGCGCGACGCGCCCCAGCTGCTCTGGATCGTCGACAACATCGCGAACCCCGTCGGACAGATCTTCCTGCGGATGCTGTTCATGGTGGTCGTGCCGCTGGTCTTCACGTCGCTCGCACTCGGCGTGGCCGGTCTCGGCGACATCCGCAGCCTCGGCCGCATCGGTGGCAAGACGTTCGGCTTCTTCGTCCTGACCACCGCACTCGCCGTCACGCTCGGCCTCCTGCTCGCCAACGCGGTCAGGCCGGGCGATTACCTCGATCCGGTCGTGCGCGAAGGGCTGCTCGAAGCCTACTCGGGCGACGCCGCGAGCCGCATCGAGACTGCGGAGACCACGGAGTTCGGCGTCAACACCTTCGTGAACATCGTACCGCGCAATCCGCTCGGCGCCGCGTCGAGCGGTGACATGCTCGGGCTGATCTTCTTCACGGTGGTGTTCGGTGTCGCGCTCACCCGCGTGCCGCCCAAGCTCGCACAGCCGGTGCTCACGTTCCTGGAGGGCTTCGGCCAGGCCGTGATCGTGATGATCGGCTTCGCGATGAAGCTCGCGCCGATCGGTGTGACCGGTCTCATCTTCGCCGTGACCGCACGCTTCGGCCTCGATGTGCTGGGCTCCCTCAGCGCCTACGTGCTGATGGTGCTCGCCGGGCTGACGATCCACCTGGTGTTCACTCTGGGCGGGCTCGCGAAGTTCCTGGGCGGCATACCCATCCGCAGGTTCTTCAGCGGCGCGCGTGACATGATGATCACGGCGTTCTCGACGTCCAGCTCGAACGCCACCATGCCGACGACACTGCGCACCGCACAGGAGGAGTTCGGCGTGCCGCGCGAGGTTGCCGGTTTCGTCGTTCCGCTCGGCGCTACGATGAACATGAACGGCACTGCCCTCTTCGAGGGTATGACCGTTCTCTTCCTCGCCCAGGTCTTCGGCCTCGACCTCTCGCTGACCGCCCAGCTCATCGTCGTGATCATGTCCGTCATCACGGCCATCGGCGTGGCGGGCGTGCCCGGCGGCTCGATCCCGCTGCTCGTGATGGTGCTGGAGATGGTCGGCGTCCCCGGCGAGGGCATTGCCCTGGTGCTCGGCGTGGATCGCATCCTGGACATGGCCCGTACGGTGCCGAACGTGACGGGCGACCTGCTGACGTCGATCGTCATCACCCGCAGCGAGGGCCTGCCGCTCGTGCCTGCGACGGCTCCGGATTTCTCCGACGAGGCAGCCGTCGAGGTAACACCACCGGTGATCGTGGATCGGCCGCCGCAGCCGGGTGTGCAGGCGGGGCTGTAACGGCTTTTCTACCGCAGAGAGCGCAGAGGACGCAGAGAACGCGCTGAAGGTTCAATAGCGAGCGGGATGCTTCGAAGGAAGCATCCCGCTCCTGTTTTTTCAGACTTGCATCATATGCGTGCAGATCAGAGCCACCGCGAAGCTGTCGCTCGAAAACCAAGCTCAGAAAAACCTCAGCGTCGTTCGCTGCGTCCTCTGCGCTCGACAAAAGAACGCCGCGGACGACCCTTTACCCGGGAATCCCCGGCTCCGTCATCCCCTTCGCGTCCAGCACCTTCTCCAGCTCTGCTTCCGGCAGCACGCCGCGCTCGCGCGCGACCTCGCGCGCCGTCTTCCCCTCCTTGAACGCATCCTTGGCAATGGACGCGGCAGCATCGTAGCCGATGGACGGAGCCAGCGCGGTGGCGAGGGAAAGGTTGCCCTCCAGCAGCTCGCGGATGCGGTCCTCGTTCGCAACGATCCCGTCCACGCACTTCTTCGCGAGCACTGTCGAGGCGTTGGCAATGAGCGAGATGGACTGCAGCAGCGCGTACGACATGCCGGGCATCATCACGTTCAGCTCGAAGTAGCTGCCAAGCCCACCGACCGTGATGGTGGTGTGGTTTCCCATGACCTGTGCGGCGACCATGGTGACCGCCTCGGGGATCACGGGGTTGACCTTGCCGGGCATGATGCTGGAGCCGGGCTGGATCGCCGGCAGCGTGATCTCGGCCAGCCCGGCGCGCGGACCGCTCGCGAGCAGGCGCAGGTCGTTGACGATCTTGGTCAGCGACACGGCGATCGTGTTCAGCGCGCCGTGCGCGTACACGATGGTGTCACGTGTGGCCTGGCGCTCGAAGTGGTTGGTCGCCTCCCGGAACGGCACGCCGGTCGCCGCCTCGAGACGCGCGATCGCCTTCTTCGCGAAGTCCGGGTGCGTGTTGATGCCCGTGCCGACCGCGGTACCGCCCAGCGGCAGCTCGGCCATGTCGTTGATCGCCTCTTCCACGCGACGGATCCCGTGGCGCACCTGCGCGGCGAACCCGCCGAACTCCTGGCCGAGCCGGACCGGCGTCGCATCCATCAGGTGCGTGCGGCCGGACTTGACGATGCCGTCGAACTCACGCGCCTTGGCGAGCAGTGAGGATTCCAGCGTTTCCAGCGCCGGGATCAGCGTCCGGCGCATCGCGACGCACGCCGCCACCTGCATGGCCGTCGGGATCACGTCGTTGGACGACTGTCCCGCGTTGACGTGGTCATTGGGGTGAATCCCCTTCGAGCCCGTCCGGGCACCGCGGATCTGCAGGGCACGGTTCGCGATCACCTCGTTCGCATTCATGTTCGTCGAGGTGCCGCTGCCCGTCTGGAAGATGTCGATCACGAAGTGCGCATCGTGCTGCCCGGCGATCACCTCATCGGCGGCGCGCACGATGTCGCTGGCCAGCGCTTCGTCCAGCAGCTTCAGCTCGACGTTGGTCTGCGCCGCCGCCTTCTTGATCATGCCCAGGGCCGCAATGAACTCCCGGGGAAAGCGCAGGTCGCTGATCGGAAAATTCTCCACGGCCCGCTGTGTCTGTGCTCCCCACAGCGCATCGGCCGGAACCTGCATCTCCCCCAGCGAGTCCTTCTCCGTCCGGTATTTCGTATCACTCATGGTGCCTCGATGTACACGTCATGGAATATCGCGAACAGAACGTCTGTTGCGTCGGCGTGAAACGCAGGTTGACCCGACCGGCGCGTGAAAACGAGCGCCTCACTTCCGCGGCGGCTGCGAGGGGCGTACCTCGATCCGGCTCGCCAGTGTGCGGGCCGGCGTCGCCAGCAGGTCCATCACGATGCGGGCGATGTCGCCGGCCTGCACGCGCCATTCGCCATCCGTCGAGCCGGATGGATGCGAGAACTCGGTCGCGACACTGCCGGGCATGATGCAGCTCACCCGTATGCCGTCGTAGCGAACCTCCTGCATCAGCGCTTCGCTGAACCCGATCAGACCGAACTTCGACGCATTGTACGCGGCGCCGTTCGGAAACGCATTCTTCCCCGCGAGGCTGCCGATGTTGATGACCCACGCTTCGCCGATCTTCTTCAGGTGCGGCAGGGCGGCATGGGTACAGTAGAAGGGGCCGTCGAGGTTGGTGCCGATCACGGCATCCCACGTGTCGACGCTCATGTCCGCGACCGGCGCGAAGGCGCCGATGCCGGCATTGTTGACGAGGATGTCCAGCCGGCCGAGCTCGCCGACGGTGCGCTCGACCAGCTGCGCGCAGCTCGTCGCGTCACGTACGTCGCATGCGATACCGAGCGCGCGTGTACCGGTGCGCTCCGCGATTGCGGCCGCCGCCTCCTCACAGTCGGCCTGCTTGCGTGAGGTGACCGTCACCTGTATGCCCGCTTCGGCGAGCGCCTCGGCAATCGCACGGCCGATTCCGCGCGTCGCACCGGTCACGATCGCCACTTTCCCGTTCAGCTCTGCCATGGCACCCTTCCCTTCGCTGCGTTCCTGTCGAGCGGCAGTGTAATTGATTCATGTGCCGCGTCGCCACTACCTTTGGCGGCCATGGAGCTGCAGGACCGGATCGCCCTCGTCACCGGCGGCGCGCATCGCGTCGGCCGCGCCCTCGCGCTCGCGCTCGCACGCGCCGGCTGCGACGTCGCCGTGCACTACAACCGCTCTGGCGACGACGCCGACCGGACGGTCCGCGACATCGAGGCGCTCGGTCGCCGCGCGTTCCCCGTGCAGGCGGACCTGGGCGACGCGGATTCGGCGGGCCCGCTGATCGAGGAATCGGTGCTGGCGCTGGGTGCTCTGGACATCCTCGTGAACAGCGCGTCCCTGTTCGAGCGCGCGGCCGTGGCCGACATCGACGTGGAGGCGTGGGATCGCGTGCAGGCCGTAAACGTCCGCGCACCGTTTCTGCTCAGCCGCGCTGCCGCACCGCATCTCGCGCGCCGTCGCGGCAGCATCGTCAACATCGCGGACCTCTCCGCACTGCAGCCGTGGCCTTCGTATGCGCATCACGCCGTTTCCAAGGCAGGGCTGGTCCACCTGACGCGCGTGCTTGCGCGTGCGCTCGCGCCGGAGATCCGCGTCAACGCGATCGCCCCCGGCACCGTGCTGCCGCCCGAGGACGGGAATGCCGAGGAGGGTCACCAGCGTCGCCTGCTGGACGTCCAGGGCTCACCGCAGGACGTCGAGCGCGCCCTGCTCTACCTGGCGACCAGCCCCTTCGTGACCGGGCAGGTGCTCGTCGTCGACGGAGGCAGGATCCTGCTGTAGTCGACCCTGCGGGGACTCGTGCCCGGAGGATCGGACGGCGCGCGCATCGCGGCCGGAATCCGGCCGCCGCATACCACGACCGCACACCTCCAGCCGTGGAAGGATGCCGCCGCAGCGGTGTAACAGGCCGACATGCTGAAACGCTTCCTGGTGGTGCTGCTGCTCATCGGCGTGCTCGGCGCGGCTGGCGTCGGGCTCATGGCCGCGCCCGCCTGTCCGCCGATCGACGATTTGACCGGTTACCGCCCGCCCCAGGCGACGCGCGTCTTTGCGATGGACGGCACCCGCCTGGCCGACCTGTCGCCGGAGCGACGCACCCTCGTTGCACTCGACGATATTCCGGCCATCGTCCGTGACGGCTTCGTCGCGGTGGAGGACCGCCGGTTCTGGGAGCACGGCGGCGTGGACATCCGCGGCATCGGCCGCGCCGTCTGGCACAACGTGCAGGCCGGCTCGCTCGACGAGGGCTTCAGCACGATCACGATGCAGCTCACGCGCAACGTGTTCCCGCAGGAGCTGCCGCGCGGCGACCGGTTCCGCCGCAAGATCTGCGAGGTGCGCATGGCGGGGGCGGTCGAGGACGCGCTCGGCAAGCCGCGCGTGCTGGAGCTGTACGCCAACCAGGTGTACATGGGCCGCGGCCTGTACGGCGTGGAGGAGGCGGCGCGCGTGCTGTTCGGCAAGCCGGTCGCGCGCGTTACCGCGGCGGAGGCCGCGCTGCTGGTAGGCCTTGTCAAGAACCCCGAAGGCTACAATCCGCGGGAGCATCCGGCGCGCGCCATCCGCCGGCGCAACGTGGTCCTCGACATCTTTGCGCGCGAGCGGCTGATCTCTCACGCGGAGGCAGACGCAGCGAAAGCGCAGCCGCTGGATCTCGCACCGCCGCCCGAAGCACGCGCATCGGCACCGTGGGCGGTTGCTGCAGTACGGCGCGAGCTGAAGGACCTGGTGGGAGCGGATGCGGACGTGCGCGGCCTGCGCGTCTACACCGCGATCGATCCCGCACTGCAGGCGGCGGCCGAACGGGCGCTGCTCGCCCAGATCGAGCGGATCGAAAGCGGCGCCTTCGGCCGCTGGCCGCACGAGACCCCGCCTGCGGGCGAGAAGCTGAAGCCCGCGAGCGGCAATGGCTCACCGTACCTGCAGGGCATGATCGTCGTGCTCGACACCAGGACGGGTGAGGTGCGCGCACTGGTCGGCGGCCGCGACTTCACCCACTCCTCGTATGACAGGGCACTGCTCGCCCGCAGGCAGCCGGGCTCCGCCTTCAAGCCGATCCTGTTCGCCGCTGCGCTTCAGTCCGGCATGGGTGCAAGCGACAGGATCGATGCGACGTCCGTGAGTGTCGCGCATCGCGCCGGCGTCTGGTCACCGGTCGACCTCGCCCCTGACACGCTCTCCCTCGTGTCCATGCGCGACGCCCTCGCACTGTCGTCGAACAATGCCGCGGTCCGCATCGGCGAATGGGTAGGCCCGCAGCGCGTGATCCAGACCGCACGCGCGCTCGGCATCACGACCGACATCCCGCCCTACCCCTCGATCACGCTCGGCTCGGCCGAAGTCATCCCCACCGAGTTCGTCGCGGCGTACGCCGCGCTCGGCAACGGCGGCTTCCGCGTGAAGCCGACGCTGATCACACGCATCGAGGACGCGCAGGGGAACGTGGTCTGGCGTGCGCCGCTCTCCCGCGCCCACGCGGTTGATGACGACGTCGCATTCATCACGACGAGTATGATGGAGGACGTGATCGATCGCGGGACGGCGAGCGTGATCCGCGAGCGCGGCTTCGCGCTGCCCGCCGCAGGCAAGACGGGCACGACGAATGACGCGAAGGACGTCTGGTTCGTCGGCATGACACCCGACCTCGCCGCCGGCGTGTGGCTCGGCTTCGATCAGCCGAAGCAGATCGCGCCCTGGGCCTTCGGCGGAAACCTCGCCGCACCCGTGTGGACCGACGTCATGCGCGCCGCATACCAGTCGCGCCCCGCACCGGCCGGATGGCTGCCCCCCGAAAGCGTCGCGCAGGTGCCCATCGATGCCGTCACCGGCTACCTCGCCACCGGCAACTGCCCGCCGGAACAGGTGCGCATCGAGTACTTCCGCGCCGGCTCCGTTCCCCGCGAGTATTGCCCGCTGCATCCCGAAAGCGCGGCAGAGCGTGCTCTCGACCGGCTGCTGCGCGGGCTCAAGAGCATCTTCTAGTTTCGTTCAACCACCGAGAACACAGAGATCACGGAGAACGAATCACTGAGAACGAAGTTGTTGGCGTTCGCCAGGAAGCGTCCACGCGCAATCCAACAACTGTAATTCCGTTCTCAGTGAAGAATCTCCGTGATCTCTGTGGTAGACGGTAGACGAATAAGGCCTATCCGGCCGATGCAGCCTGGTCCACCGGTGCCTCGGCCGTTTCCAGCACCGGCGATTCACCAAGACCATGGTGCGCGAGCCAGCGCTCGGCCTCGAGTGCGGCCATGCAGCCGGTGCCGGCGGCGGTGATCGCCTGGCGGTAGAAGTCGTCCATGACGTCACCGGCTGCGAACACGCCCGGGATGTCGGTCGCCGTGCGCCATGCGTGGGGCAGCTTGATGTAGCCATGATCCGTGAGCGGCAGCTGTCCATTCAGGAACTCTGTCGCAGGCTTGTGGCCGATCGCGACGAAGAGCCCGCCCAGCTCCAGCTCACTGCGCTCGCCGGTCACCGTGTCCTCGATGCGGACGCCCTCGATGTCGTCGTATCCGAGCACCTCGACGACCCTGGTGTTCCACAGCACGCGGATCTTGGGATGGGCGAGCACGCGGTCTGCCATGACTTTGGATGCGCGGAACTCGTCGCGGCGATGGATGACGATGACCTCCTCCGCGTACTTGGTGCAGTACAGCGCTTCTTCCATTGCCGTGTCACCGCCACCGATAACGGCAAGCACCTTGTTGCGGTAGATCGGCAGCGCCGCGTCGCACACGGCGCATGCGCTCACGCCGCCGCCGCTCTGCGCGAGCCGCTCCTCGTTCGGCACGCCGAGCCACTTCGCCTGGGCCCCCGTCGCGATGATGACGGCGAGTGCTTCGACCTCACCGGAGTAGGTCGAGCGCAGCACGAAGGGGTGCGTACCGAGGTCGATGCTCTGCACGTTCTCGGTCAGCACCCGCGCACCGAACCGGACGGCCTGTTCCTTCATCCGCTGCATCAGCTCCGGACCGGTGAGCTGCTCGGGGAAGCCCGGGTAGTTCTCGATCTCGGTCGTGGTCATGAGCTGGCCGCCCGGCAGCACCGTGCCGATCGGTTCGCCCTCGAAGACCAGCGGATCGAGGTTCGCACGCGCCGCGTAGAGCGCCGCGGTCCAGCCTGCCGGCCCGGACCCGATGATCACCAGTGTCTCTCGCTTGCGTTCCGTCATTCGTCGCATCCCGTGCTGTAGAGCCCATCCCTGCACCATGTTAGCCACCATGCCAAGGGGTCGCCACCAGCGGGAAATCTGGCCTTCGGGCGTCCGCGGCATTAACCTGAACCCATGTCGTCAATCGGAACCGGCTCGCCGACCGAGCAGGAAGTCGAGCGCCTGCTGTGCGCGCTCGAGGGAATCGCGTCTGCGCGCATCTCCGCGGACGGGTACGGGCGCATCACCGCGGTTCACATCCTGGCGGAAGCGGGGTTCCACCCCAAGCAGGTCGTGCGCAACATCGAGTCGGCTCTGAGCGCGGGACTGGGCGTCACCATCGACCGGCGTGTGGTCAGCGTCGCCCAGCTCCAGGATGGCGCCGAGCCGCCGGCGGGCGCTGCGACGCCGGCGGCCACGGCCAACGGCAATGGCGCCGTGAGCGCCGTGCCGGAAGCGCCGCGCGGCCGGCTGGTCTTCATGAGCTACGATGCCCGGACCCAGCCGAACAGCGAGACGCTCTGCCGCGTGACCGTCCGCCAGCACAAGGAAGAGTTCACCGGGTCGGCGACGGGGAGCAGCACGCCGCTCGGACGGGCGCAGGTCGCTGCGCGCGCACTCTTCAGCGCGATCACGGAGGGCCGGGAACAGGACAACTTCGTTCTCGACGACGTTGCCATCGTCTCGTCGCTCGGCCGCAGCTTCGTGCTCGTCGCCGCACACGGGCGTGATGGCCGCGAGCTGCTGCCGCTCACCGGCGTCGCGCAGGTCACCCGCGGTCCAGAGGAGGCGGCCATCCTCGCCGGGCTCCAGGCCGTAAACCGCTGGAACGGCCTCGACGACTGAGCAGCCCGCCGGAGATCCCATGAGACATTCCGCAGCGCGCAGCAGCACCCCGGCCGGCGACGGCTACGACGACCAGTCCGCGCGTCACAGCCGCGAGCTGAAGCTCGTTGCCGACCTCGAGCGACTGCCGGGCGTCGTCTCGGCCGCCGTCTGGCTCGACGACGCCGGGGCCGTGCGCGATGTGCGCATCACCGCCTCACCGGTCTCTCCGCGGATCATCGTGGCCAATGCCGCTTCGGCGGTGCTCCGGCGTCACGGCTTCGAGTGGGAGCCGGCCGCGATTCACGTGGACCACGCCCGCGCGCCCGCCGAGGACGCAGTCGCGCACGTGCCCGGCGTCATCGACGGCGGGGCTGCCGCCTCACGCTACCTGCTCCTGCACGAGCTGAGCATCGGCCGTTCCGCCGGTCACGTCACGATCGCGGTCCAGATCGGCTGTCGTGGCGAGGTCTTCCGCGGTGAGGCCACGGAGATGGATTCCGAGGCGGGCAGGATCCGCGCGGCCGTACGCGCTACGCTGTCGGCCGCACAGCGCGTCTCCGACGGAGTCGCGCTCGGGTTGGAGGCGACGTCCGCGCTCGACGTCTTCGGGCGCCGCTTCGTCGCCGTTTCCGTGGAGGCCGCCGCCGGCCGCCGCTTTACCACCCTCAACGGCTTCGTCGGCTTCGATATCCAGCGCTCCGTCGAGGAGGCCGCCATCCTGGCGACCCTGCGCGCTATCGAGCGCTGGATCGCCTGGTAGCACATCCGTGCGCGGACCCCACTGTTGGGGACGCACGCGAACAAAGTGAAACGGCTCCGCACCCGCGGAGCCGTTGTCGTTTCTGACCCGTCGGACCGCGCGTCAGCCAGCACCGGGAGGGCCCACGAAGCGTTCGACCTCCTGCACCACCCGCCGGGGCTCGACCGGCTTGGCAAGGTAGCCGTCACAGCCGGCCTGCACCGCCTTCTGCCGGTCCTCTTCCAGGGCGTGCGCGGTCAGCGCGATGATCGGGATGTCCCGCGTGCCGTCCTCCGACTTGAGCCGCTGGGTCGCTTCCCAGCCGTCGAGCTTGGGAATCGAGATGTCCATGAGGATGAGGTCGGGCAGGTGCTCGCGGGCACGGCTCACGCCTTCTTCGCCGTCGCGGGCTTCGATCACCGAGTAACCGACATGTTCGAGGATTGTCCGGTAGACGACGAGGTTGTCCTCATTGTCCTCGACCAGAAGGATAGTCTTTCGCGTGTTGCTCATGTCCGGCTCACGCCGCGAGGCACTCCATCAGCAGGGGTAAGGTCGACCGCATGGCTACACAATTCGTGCCATTTTGCGACGATCAGCCCGCTGCCGCTTCCGCCTCCTCGCGCTCCTTGAAAACCTTCAGGTTCGTGGAATGGCCCGGGTTGTACCGTGCCTTCGGGTCGATCTCGTGCACCGCGTGATTGACGGCCATTGCCGCCTCGCTGAAGCCGGTTGCGATCAGCTCCAGCTTGCCCTCGTACGTGCAGATGTCTCCGGCCGCATACACCCGCGGCAGGCTGGTCTCGAGCCGCTGGTTCACCCGGATCGAGTTCTTCTCGATCTCGAGCCCCCACGACGCGATGGGACCGAGATCCGGCTTGAAGCCGATCAGTGACAGGACGGCGTCGACCTCGAAGGTTTCTTCCTCGTCCGTGCGGTTGTCGAAGATGGTCACGGCGTGGACGCAGTCGTCGCCGTGGAT
Encoded proteins:
- a CDS encoding PRC-barrel domain-containing protein; this translates as MNAAANDPGYSRMRPLRPVRDLAGILVRDASGLAIGSIWGALADARTGLIRYVDISLSDRNRHVLVPIGHARLRSREIDAEGMDADGVSSRIRTEDVASAYELRLRAALLEELTAIPPYTPDAPVDEEYEHTLVRAHGELFHGQRYYAHPAFDHRGFYAGAHPLSRDHGRGIDSGLEPLRSLHGYRIAREEPDVRGWPLVGAGGEELGIVDDLIVDVDAGQVRYLAVRHQVNRVLLPIGFLTLDIDQSRVLAPALLPDDLLQLPAWNGGTVERPEEEDVRDALDDVFRGTRRYELPDFQMVDERDVIGAVD
- a CDS encoding PIG-L deacetylase family protein; the protein is MKTLLVALSHPDDEVGCAGTIAAHAARGDRVVMLFLTRGEMTEALGELPPEEIGRRRATHAREAAAVVGAADVRLLDFPDTRVHYTPDATYRVAREIADIRPDAVVTWGQAWQRGMRHPDHQATGDIVRAALTIARMRRAVAPLEPHRGDCPVFTLREPHSTLPELAIDITAVQDRALELAGYYRERVGWPDHAWLVARQRSAGAPHGLAAAELFDAWETEGGVAGTLI
- a CDS encoding metalloregulator ArsR/SmtB family transcription factor, with the translated sequence MEETREPLGADDVVRLLSALSDVNRYRIVDLLAGAGAEFTCGAIARRLGLSPSLLSHHLSVLESAGVIDRRKDGLWTLNRLRREELCRRLGAIQELLQRASDDALPDSAALPG
- a CDS encoding dicarboxylate/amino acid:cation symporter; translated protein: MADEKTGRRGIPLHTKILIGLIVGAVAGVTSNYLWRDAPQLLWIVDNIANPVGQIFLRMLFMVVVPLVFTSLALGVAGLGDIRSLGRIGGKTFGFFVLTTALAVTLGLLLANAVRPGDYLDPVVREGLLEAYSGDAASRIETAETTEFGVNTFVNIVPRNPLGAASSGDMLGLIFFTVVFGVALTRVPPKLAQPVLTFLEGFGQAVIVMIGFAMKLAPIGVTGLIFAVTARFGLDVLGSLSAYVLMVLAGLTIHLVFTLGGLAKFLGGIPIRRFFSGARDMMITAFSTSSSNATMPTTLRTAQEEFGVPREVAGFVVPLGATMNMNGTALFEGMTVLFLAQVFGLDLSLTAQLIVVIMSVITAIGVAGVPGGSIPLLVMVLEMVGVPGEGIALVLGVDRILDMARTVPNVTGDLLTSIVITRSEGLPLVPATAPDFSDEAAVEVTPPVIVDRPPQPGVQAGL
- a CDS encoding class II fumarate hydratase; protein product: MSDTKYRTEKDSLGEMQVPADALWGAQTQRAVENFPISDLRFPREFIAALGMIKKAAAQTNVELKLLDEALASDIVRAADEVIAGQHDAHFVIDIFQTGSGTSTNMNANEVIANRALQIRGARTGSKGIHPNDHVNAGQSSNDVIPTAMQVAACVAMRRTLIPALETLESSLLAKAREFDGIVKSGRTHLMDATPVRLGQEFGGFAAQVRHGIRRVEEAINDMAELPLGGTAVGTGINTHPDFAKKAIARLEAATGVPFREATNHFERQATRDTIVYAHGALNTIAVSLTKIVNDLRLLASGPRAGLAEITLPAIQPGSSIMPGKVNPVIPEAVTMVAAQVMGNHTTITVGGLGSYFELNVMMPGMSYALLQSISLIANASTVLAKKCVDGIVANEDRIRELLEGNLSLATALAPSIGYDAAASIAKDAFKEGKTAREVARERGVLPEAELEKVLDAKGMTEPGIPG
- a CDS encoding SDR family oxidoreductase, which produces MAELNGKVAIVTGATRGIGRAIAEALAEAGIQVTVTSRKQADCEEAAAAIAERTGTRALGIACDVRDATSCAQLVERTVGELGRLDILVNNAGIGAFAPVADMSVDTWDAVIGTNLDGPFYCTHAALPHLKKIGEAWVINIGSLAGKNAFPNGAAYNASKFGLIGFSEALMQEVRYDGIRVSCIMPGSVATEFSHPSGSTDGEWRVQAGDIARIVMDLLATPARTLASRIEVRPSQPPRK
- a CDS encoding SDR family oxidoreductase, whose protein sequence is MELQDRIALVTGGAHRVGRALALALARAGCDVAVHYNRSGDDADRTVRDIEALGRRAFPVQADLGDADSAGPLIEESVLALGALDILVNSASLFERAAVADIDVEAWDRVQAVNVRAPFLLSRAAAPHLARRRGSIVNIADLSALQPWPSYAHHAVSKAGLVHLTRVLARALAPEIRVNAIAPGTVLPPEDGNAEEGHQRRLLDVQGSPQDVERALLYLATSPFVTGQVLVVDGGRILL